The following proteins are co-located in the Phragmites australis chromosome 10, lpPhrAust1.1, whole genome shotgun sequence genome:
- the LOC133931441 gene encoding LOW QUALITY PROTEIN: dihydropyrimidine dehydrogenase (NADP(+)), chloroplastic-like (The sequence of the model RefSeq protein was modified relative to this genomic sequence to represent the inferred CDS: inserted 2 bases in 1 codon) translates to MEDALEINFSCPHGMPERKMGAAVGQDXDLIEEVCGWINEKATVPVWAKMTPNITDITQPARVALKSGCEGVSAINTIMSVMGINLKTLRPEPCVEGYSTPGGYSARAVHPIALAKVMQIARMMKEEFTDGQSISAIGGVETGNDAAEFILLGADTVQVCTGVMMHGYGLVKKLCTELQDFMREHNFSSIEDFRGASLLYFTTHTDLVQRQQEAIEQRKAIRKGLQSDKDWTGDGFVKETESLVSN, encoded by the exons ATGGAG GATGCTCTTGAGATTAATTTCTCATGTCCACATGGCATGCCTGAGCGAAAAATGGGTGCTGCTGTGGGTCAAGA TGATTTAATAGAGGAGGTTTGTGGTTGGATAAATGAGAAGGCCACTGTGCCTGTTTGGGCAAAGATGACTCCTAATATTACAGATATTACACAG CCTGCAAGAGTAGCTCTTAAGTCAGGATGTGAAGGAGTTTCTGCTATTAACACAATCATGAGTGTGATGGGAATTAATCTTAAAACTCTGCGTCCAGAACCTTGCGTTGAGGG CTATTCTACACCTGGGGGTTATTCTGCGAGAGCTGTTCACCCTATAGCACTTGCGAAAGTCATGCAGATAGCAAGGATGATGAAAGAAGAATTCACTGATGGACAGTCTATCTCTGCCATTGGTGGTGTTGAGACTGGCAATGACgctgctgaatttattcttcttGGTGCAGATACAGTACAG GTATGTACAGGTGTAATGATGCATGGTTATGGCCTTGTGAAGAAGCTTTGCACGGAGTTGCAAGATTTCATGAGAGAGCACAACTTTTCATCGATTGAAGATTTTCGAGG GGCCTCGCTCCTGTACTTCACGACGCACACCGATTTGGTACAGCGCCAACAGGAGGCGATCGAGCAGAGGAAGGCCATAAGGAAGGGCCTTCAATCAGACAAGGACTGGACAGGTGACGGGTTCGTCAAGGAGACCGAAAGCTTGGTATCCAACTGA